The following coding sequences are from one Phycisphaeraceae bacterium window:
- the rpoB gene encoding DNA-directed RNA polymerase subunit beta codes for MLQMNSVRNFAKRGDALPVPHLVEVQLKAYERFIQLEKVYDQRNVEIGLESLLREVFPIVSYDGNMQLEYLYYKLDEPRYTPQECKELRLTYGLPFRVGVRLVRKDVPEIPEEEIYLGEVPVLMGGGEFIINGAERVIVNQLHRSPGVDFSIASAEGDRPLHSARIIPERGSWIELEVSKKDVLQMRIDQSTKIPATTFLRAIDEDYSATETLLRLFYDVHEVKVTDLRAEHYAAAPIVDTDTGEELVAIGAQIGENVDRIMGSPLKVVLAIPNPGDMLILNTIADEKQIDLEGMKVSEHEASLLALYARLRPGNPPQVDKARQLFAEKFFDENRYRLGKVGRFRINRKFDLDVPETEMALRAEDFLKVIGYMLDLRSNRNKAHIDDIDHLGNRRLRTLDELAIEELRKGFLKLRRTVQERMSVKDPDELAKVADLINTKSISSAIEHFFGRGELSQVVDQTNPLSQLTHERRLSALGPGGLNRKRAGFEVRDVHISHYGRVCPIETPEGTNIGLICSLGIYSQIDEYGFLLTPYRKVVKGDVVEGVVSLRADEEMKLTLGPADALGLDGKVKKGAVLARVDGDLAQVDSSQLDYIDISPKQIVGVSAAMIPFLEHDDANRALMGSNMQRQAVPLIKVEPPCVGTGMEMEIPKYSGMVVRAKNAGTITYVDAERIVVDNADEYVLRKFAGLNERTCQNQKPIVRIGQRVEKDQIIADGAATQQGQLALGKNVLVAFNTFDGYNFEDAIVISERLVTEDTFTSIHIEEFDVEIRETKLGREEFTRDIPNVSEKMLAKLDENGAIRIGAYVTPGDILVGKVSPKSKSELTPEEKLLHAIFGRAGEDVKNDSLEVPAGTEGIVIGAKRFSRRMHLNEDQKKQLRRDMREYEAEMDARAAELFRQMVEQINETIGTAMVDPSTRQKVGASDITEVLIEQINDFDTKWIKGAKEVREEGVAIYEAFWPRIQAIEKEKQRRLAHMKRGDELQSGVLEMVKIYLATKRALSVGDKMAGRHGNKGVISRIVPVEDMPFLEDGTPVDVLLNPLGVGKRMNVGQILETHLGWACAVLGFQAVTPVFDGATEDEIAAAIEEANKHVDDRTRALEVDKKHPSDRELLAKMPPNYKVQLYDGRTGDPFDQRTTAGYMYLIKLHHLVDDKIHARATGPYSLITQQPLGGKARTGGQRFGEMEVWALEAYGAAYILQELLTVKSDDVEGRTKIYESMVKGTNTLEAGMPVAFDVLCNEIKGLGLNITLEKSDIDGISSIL; via the coding sequence ATGCTTCAGATGAACTCTGTGCGCAACTTCGCCAAGCGCGGTGACGCGCTTCCCGTCCCCCACCTCGTCGAGGTGCAACTCAAGGCTTACGAGCGGTTTATACAGCTCGAGAAGGTCTACGATCAGCGGAATGTCGAGATTGGTCTCGAGTCGCTGCTCCGTGAGGTGTTCCCCATCGTCTCGTACGACGGGAACATGCAACTTGAGTACTTGTACTACAAGCTCGACGAGCCTCGGTACACCCCGCAGGAATGTAAGGAACTCCGGCTGACTTACGGCCTGCCGTTCCGTGTGGGTGTCCGGCTGGTCCGCAAGGACGTCCCGGAGATCCCTGAGGAGGAGATCTACCTGGGCGAGGTGCCTGTGCTGATGGGCGGGGGCGAGTTCATTATCAATGGTGCCGAGCGCGTCATTGTGAACCAGCTTCACCGTTCGCCGGGTGTTGATTTCTCGATCGCCTCGGCGGAGGGCGACAGGCCGTTGCACTCGGCCCGCATCATCCCCGAGCGGGGCTCGTGGATCGAGCTGGAGGTGTCCAAGAAGGACGTTCTCCAGATGCGGATCGATCAGTCGACCAAGATTCCGGCGACGACGTTCCTGCGTGCTATTGACGAGGACTACTCGGCGACGGAGACGCTGCTGCGGCTGTTCTATGACGTGCACGAGGTAAAGGTCACTGATCTGCGGGCTGAGCATTACGCTGCGGCTCCGATTGTGGATACCGACACCGGTGAAGAGTTGGTGGCGATCGGTGCCCAGATCGGCGAGAACGTCGATCGGATCATGGGTTCGCCCTTGAAGGTTGTGTTGGCGATCCCGAATCCCGGCGACATGCTGATTCTTAATACGATTGCTGACGAGAAGCAGATTGATCTCGAAGGCATGAAGGTCTCGGAGCACGAGGCCTCGTTGCTCGCGCTCTATGCGCGTCTGCGTCCTGGTAACCCGCCTCAGGTGGACAAGGCTCGCCAGTTGTTCGCGGAGAAGTTCTTCGACGAGAACCGTTACCGGCTGGGCAAAGTGGGGCGTTTCCGCATTAATCGTAAGTTTGATCTGGATGTGCCAGAGACCGAGATGGCGCTGCGTGCCGAGGACTTCCTGAAGGTCATCGGTTACATGCTGGACCTGCGGTCGAACCGCAACAAGGCTCACATCGACGACATCGACCACCTGGGTAATCGTCGTCTGCGTACCCTGGATGAGCTGGCGATCGAGGAGCTTCGCAAGGGGTTCCTTAAGCTTCGCCGGACTGTCCAGGAGCGTATGAGCGTCAAGGACCCGGATGAGTTGGCGAAGGTTGCGGACCTAATCAACACCAAGTCGATCAGCTCGGCGATCGAGCACTTCTTTGGTCGTGGTGAGCTGTCTCAGGTCGTTGACCAGACGAACCCGTTGTCGCAGCTCACGCACGAGCGTCGTCTTTCGGCGCTCGGGCCTGGCGGTCTCAATCGTAAGCGGGCGGGCTTTGAGGTCCGTGACGTACATATTTCGCACTATGGGCGTGTGTGCCCGATCGAGACGCCTGAAGGCACGAACATCGGCCTGATCTGCTCGTTGGGTATCTACTCGCAGATCGATGAGTATGGCTTCCTGCTGACGCCTTACCGGAAGGTGGTCAAGGGTGATGTGGTCGAAGGTGTGGTATCGCTCCGGGCAGACGAGGAGATGAAGCTGACCCTTGGTCCGGCCGACGCGCTTGGGCTGGACGGCAAGGTCAAGAAGGGTGCGGTGCTGGCTCGTGTGGATGGCGACCTGGCTCAGGTCGATTCGTCGCAGCTTGACTACATCGACATCAGTCCCAAGCAGATCGTCGGTGTCTCGGCGGCGATGATTCCGTTCCTCGAGCACGACGACGCGAACCGTGCGTTGATGGGCTCGAACATGCAGCGGCAGGCTGTGCCTTTGATCAAGGTGGAGCCGCCTTGTGTCGGGACCGGCATGGAGATGGAGATTCCCAAGTACTCGGGCATGGTGGTCCGGGCGAAGAACGCGGGGACGATCACCTACGTCGATGCCGAGCGGATTGTTGTAGACAATGCTGATGAGTATGTGCTGCGCAAGTTCGCTGGTCTCAACGAGCGGACCTGTCAGAACCAGAAGCCGATCGTTCGCATCGGTCAGCGTGTGGAGAAGGACCAGATCATCGCCGACGGTGCGGCGACCCAGCAGGGCCAGTTGGCTCTGGGTAAAAATGTCCTGGTCGCCTTCAACACGTTTGATGGCTACAACTTTGAGGACGCGATTGTCATCTCCGAGCGGCTGGTGACCGAGGACACCTTCACCTCGATTCATATCGAGGAGTTTGATGTCGAGATTCGTGAGACCAAGCTTGGGCGTGAAGAGTTCACTCGTGACATCCCCAACGTCTCTGAGAAGATGCTCGCCAAGCTCGATGAGAACGGCGCGATTCGTATTGGGGCGTATGTCACGCCGGGCGACATTCTTGTCGGCAAGGTCTCGCCTAAGAGCAAGAGTGAGCTGACCCCCGAAGAGAAGCTCCTGCACGCGATCTTCGGTCGTGCTGGTGAAGACGTGAAGAATGATTCGCTTGAAGTGCCTGCGGGCACCGAAGGTATCGTGATCGGTGCTAAGCGGTTTAGCCGGCGGATGCACCTTAATGAGGATCAGAAGAAGCAGCTCCGCAGGGACATGCGTGAGTACGAGGCCGAGATGGACGCCCGAGCGGCGGAGCTTTTCCGGCAGATGGTCGAGCAGATCAACGAGACGATCGGCACGGCAATGGTCGATCCGTCGACTCGACAGAAGGTTGGCGCTTCGGACATCACGGAAGTCCTTATTGAGCAGATCAACGACTTTGATACCAAGTGGATCAAGGGCGCGAAAGAAGTTCGTGAAGAAGGCGTCGCGATTTACGAGGCTTTCTGGCCGCGAATCCAGGCGATTGAAAAGGAGAAGCAGCGTCGGCTCGCTCACATGAAGCGTGGCGATGAGTTGCAGTCCGGCGTGCTGGAGATGGTCAAGATTTATCTTGCGACTAAGCGGGCGTTGTCCGTTGGCGACAAGATGGCTGGACGTCACGGCAACAAGGGTGTTATCTCGCGGATCGTGCCGGTCGAGGACATGCCGTTCCTTGAGGATGGCACGCCTGTGGATGTGCTGCTGAACCCGCTGGGTGTCGGCAAGCGCATGAACGTCGGGCAGATCCTGGAAACGCACCTTGGGTGGGCTTGTGCCGTCCTGGGTTTCCAAGCAGTGACGCCTGTGTTTGACGGTGCGACCGAGGATGAGATCGCTGCGGCGATCGAGGAAGCCAATAAGCACGTTGATGACCGGACCCGGGCGCTGGAGGTGGATAAGAAGCATCCGAGCGACCGTGAGCTTCTGGCCAAGATGCCGCCTAACTACAAGGTTCAGCTCTACGACGGTCGGACGGGTGATCCGTTCGATCAGCGGACGACTGCGGGCTATATGTACCTGATCAAGCTCCATCACCTGGTGGACGACAAGATCCACGCTCGTGCGACTGGGCCTTACTCACTCATTACTCAGCAGCCTCTCGGCGGTAAGGCTCGCACCGGCGGGCAGCGATTCGGTGAGATGGAGGTCTGGGCGCTCGAGGCGTATGGCGCTGCGTACATTCTCCAGGAACTTCTCACCGTCAAGAGTGATGACGTTGAGGGCCGGACCAAGATCTACGAGTCGATGGTCAAGGGGACCAACACCCTCGAGGCGGGCATGCCCGTTGCCTTCGATGTGCTGTGTAACGAGATCAAGGGCCTGGGCCTAAACATTACTCTTGAGAAGAGCGACATCGACGGCATCAGTTCCATTCTCTGA